The following nucleotide sequence is from Nitrospirota bacterium.
TCAGTCTTTTTGTCTACAGTAATCTCAAAACCAAATTCGTTGTGTTGTCCCGTGAGGCCTCCTGAAGGCTGCGAGGTAACACCGGATGTGGCTGTTGTGCCGGGGGCTGAAGGGGCATTAAAATACTTTACTGTGAAGTGCGGCTCTGATACGAGAGTAGTGGATGTCTGCCCAAAAGATGCGCCACTGCCGCCAGGGGTGATCCCGTTTCCCTTCTGTGTATCCATAGCGGGATTTGAAAACCATGGAGTTGATGTGTCGCCCCATGAACACTCACCCTGATCTATCCATCCGTTTCCGTTTTGATCGGTACATGTAATATTGGCAGGGTCAAATCCGTTCGTGCATGGCAAACCAGTCGTCGGGTCCACTCCTTTGGCACAATAGCTGCCATTACTAACCGTGGTCTGCTGATATGCTTCAGGACTGATTGGATTGCTGTAACTGCCCTCTGCCTTAACTGCATCAGTTACTGCAAAGCTCGCGTATAGCATAAATAAGAGCGTTGTGATTAGCTTATCTGACACTTTCATCAATCACCCCCATCCCTCCTCTTGAAGCGGAGGGTAATTTAATCTTCCTTTGCAAGCCTGCACTAATGTGTACTCTCGCTCATTGTTCATTGCTTTCCACTCATTGCTGTCAGTTAACTCCGGCTCATGGATGTTCATCCACCCATATCTCCCCTTCCGGTGTTGTTTCTTTCTTCCAGATGGGTGTTATTCGTTTAAGCTCATCAATACACCACTTGCATGCCTTGAAGGCATCTGCCCTGTGGGCGGCGCCAACCACAATCAGGACGATGTTTTCGCCGATACTTATCTCACTGACCCTGTGGACTATATTGACCTCTATAATGTCAAAATCTTTAAGCGCCTTCTCCCTGATCTCGTTCAACTTATTTTCTGCCATACCGGGATAGTGTTCAAAGTCAAGTTTACTGATTGATCGTCCGCGGGATGTACCTCTACCCGTTCCAAGGAATACGACAATGCCTCCAACATCACCGGAAACTGCCTTGACCCTGTTAATCTCTTCATCTACTGAAAAATCTTCTTTTTGTATTCTAACCATAGGTGATCCGGTTGCCCCCCCTGCAAATGGCGGTAATATGGCTACCTCATCACCATCTTTTACCAGCATATCGTCGCTTCCTATCTCCTGATTAACAGAGATAAGCACCCTCTTGGTACGAAGCATCTCTCCTACCTTAGGGAAATCTTTATCAATCATATCTACAAGATCTTTGAGCTTGATTGAACCTCCCACATCAAACTGTGCACCTTCTTTACCTGCCAGGTTCTTGATGATTGCAAAAAATTTAACTTTTACCATACGCTGCCCCTCCTATAATCATTTAATCATTCACTCTGATTCATAAACATCTCTGTTGCCCATGAAATGGAAGTAACTGCGAACAAAGACAAAAACAGGAAACCGACTATGGTTGTATTGAGTGTAGCGCCGCCGCTGTAAAAGGCTCGTGTCGTCTCCACCGCGTAATCTATTGGATTTATCTTTGTAACAATCTTTATCCATTCTGGCATAAAACTCTTTGGTACCATGGCAGATGATAGAAACATCAGAGGAAGTGTCATCATGTTCCCAAGCATTACCAGCGGTTCTTCCCTCTTTAACCACATCGCAAGCCCGTTTGAAATACCCGAAAATCCGAGTGACAGTAAAAATACTATGACCAGACTTAAAACTGCCCCCTTGACCCCTGATACTGTCGCCCCAAAAATAATAGCTATGATCATTATGATAAGACATTGTACTATGACCGTAACTGCCGTGTGTATGACCCTGCTCATAACAATAGAAACTCTTGATACAGGTGTAACCATCATTTTTTCTACAGTCCCGAAATTTATTTCACGGAGAAGGCTGACACCTGACCATGATGTACCGAAAAGCACTGTCATAATAATAGCGCCCGGCAGGAAGAAGTCCATATAGCGTCCCTCAGGGAATCCCGGAAGAGATGCCATCTTCTTAAATAACTGCCCGAATATAAGAAGCCATATGAGCGGCTGAACAATAGTAAAGAGCGCCCACATAGGCATACGAAGTGTTATTCGTAAATACTTGTTGAACAAATACCATGTATCGCTGACAAGCTGAACCATATTTAACCCTCTTTCTTACCCTGCTTGGCCCACCACTCTGCTGCCTCTGGTGTCCCCTGCCATTTCTTCCACGGTTCTTCTATATTCTCTTCCTCCTTATTTTCTTTGTCCTTTATATCTTCCTTGCCTTTATCTGCTGTAACTTCCACTTTATCATCCTTTTCCATTTCGCATACTCCCTTCGTAAATTTATCAAGCCACTCTGTTGTTTCCTCAGGGGCTTCCTCTCCGATGTCATTTGTATTTCCATTATCCGGAGACGTTTCACTTTCCTGACTTTTGTTCTGATTCCACCATGCAGTCATCTCTTCAGGAGACCATTTTCCCCACTCCTTGTCCCCGTTTTCCGGCACTGTATCACCATTATTTTCGCTGCCTGCCCATTCCTTGCTGCCGTTACCCCACCCCTGCTGACCACCTTCCTGGCCTTCCTGACTATCCTGACCGGAGTCTTCGCCACCCTTCCAGTTCTTTCCCCATCCGGCCTTCTGCCACTTGGCCCACCATGGCTCGCCGCCTTCTTCAGAATCACCTTCCTTGAAACTGGCCCCGCTGTATTTCAGATAAACATCATCGAGGCTCGGCCTGGATATGGAGAGAGACGAAACATCTATGCCATTCTGGTTAAGCAGCTTTATCATCCACTGAATAGCTTCACTGCCATTGTTGACATATACCCTGACATGCTCATTTTCAAGAAGGATTTCTTTGACCCTGCTGTCGCCCTTCAATATTGAAATAGCCTTGTCCTTTGCACTCCCCTTCAATTCGAGATTTACCGAATCACCCCTGATACTGTCTTTCAACTTATCAGGTGTATCAATAATCTTTATGCTCCCTTTATGAAGTATACCTATCCTGTTGGATAGCTTGTCTGCCTCATCCAGATAATGGGTAGTAAGGAATATTGTAACCTTGAGGTCCCGGTTTAACATGCGTATATAGTTCCATAACTGTGATCTGCTGTGCGGGTCAAGTCCAAGGGTCGGCTCATCGAGGAATATAAGCCTCGGGTTATGTATAAGGGCGGTTGCGATATCAAGTTTTCTCCTCATGCCGCCTGAATATGTAGAGACAAGCTGATCTGCGCAATCTTTAATGCTGAATAATTCCAGAAGTTCATCAACCCTTCTGTTGATCGTCTTTCTATCCATCCTGTACATCCTGCCCTGAAGTACGAGGTTTTCCCTTCCTGACAGGAAATAGTCTACTCCTGTTTCCTGAGCCACGTATCCTATAGCACACCTTACCTTTACAGGTTCAGTCTGGACATTGTATCCTCCGACCCATGCCTGGCCTGACGTAGGACGCGACAGGGTTGTAAGTATCTTTATAGTAGTGCTTTTTCCAGCGCCATTAGGCCCCAGAAAGCCATAGATCTCTCCATCTTCAACATTGATGCTGAGATTGTCTACAGCCTTTGTCCCTGATGAAAATGTCTTTGATAGATTTTCTGTCTTTATCATGAAATTCGCCTAATTATTCTACTCATTGCTTCTTATAATCATTGCTTCCGAATATACGTTCCTGATTTACCACCGGTCTTTTTTTCAAGACATATCTCACTCAGGATCATCCCTTTATCTATAGCCTTGCACATATCATAAATTGTGAGTGCGGCAACAGAAGCCGCTGTCAGCGCCTCCATTTCAACGCCGGTCTGTCCGCCAACCTTGACTGTTGCGGTAATACCCACTGAACAAAGCCCGTTTTCATCGGGTACGGGATGCTCGGAAAAAGATATATCTACACCGGTTAACAACAACGGATGACACATCGGAATTATATCGGATGTTTTCTTGGCCCCCATTATACCTGCTACCTGAGCCACTGCGAGTACATCACCCTTGGCGATCTTTCCATCCTGTATCCTTTTTAATGTCTCCGGAAGCATATAGACCTTCCCCGTTGCTATTGCAGTCCTTGAAGTAACAGCTTTTTCACTTACATCTACCATTTTCGCTCTGCCCTCTACATTGAAATGTGTAAGCTCTGACACTTTAACCCCTCCTTTAAAAAGTAGACATCCTTATATTTCAAACTACAAAATTCATACCAGTATATCAAATTCGTGAGAAATAATTCCACAAAAAAATGGCAGGTGTTATAACTTACACCTGCCATTTCCAGTTCACAATAACTTAAAAAAATGGGGACAGCGACTATTTATTTGTAGAATCTCTAAATAAATAGTCGCTGTCCCCATTTTTTTATTAACTATGTTATCCACCAATCTGGGTCATGGAATGAAGGAACTTCTGAGACTCTGCATTCATATCTATGTTATGAGCCTCAGGTTTAGTTTCCATAACTGAACATAACAGCCTCTCTATCTCGGCATCATCGCAGCCATTCCTTATCGGCTCTCTGAAGTCAAGGTATGACTCTGAGAAGAGACAATGTTTAATCTTACCATCTGCGCCAAGACGGATCCTGTTACAGGTGTCACAGAAGTGCTCACTTATGGCACTTATAAATCCAACCTGACCAGGGGCCCCGTGTAATCTGTAATTCTTTGCCGGACCTGACCTTTCTTTCTCTGTTACCGGCTCAAGCTTCCCAAGTGCAGACTCAATCTTTTCCATCATCTCACCCTTGGATATAAAGCTTTTCTTCCATCCTTCCCAGTCATCAACAGGCATGAATTCTATGAACCTAACCTGGAAAGGTTTAGTCAATGTTAATTTTGCAAAATCAACCAGCTCATTATCATTACATCCCTTCGAGGGGACAACATTAATTTTTATAGGATCAAAACCAACGCGTTCGGCCTCAAGGATACCTTCCCACACCCTGTCAAAACAATCACCCTTAGTGATTTCCATAAACTTTTTCGGATCAAATGTATCCAAACTTATATTAAGCCTTCTCAGCCCTGCCTTTTTCAGAGACTGGGCATATTGTTTAAGGAGAACCCCATTAGTAGTCATAGCAATGTCTTTTATACCATCAACCTTATTGACGGCCGCTATGAATTCCACCACACCTCTCCGGACCAATGGCTCACCGCCGGTAATACGCACCTTGGATAACCCCATTTTTGCTGCAACTTTAATAATTTTGAGCATTTCATCGAATGACATCAGGTCCTTGGAAGGCATGCTGCTTATGGTACCGCAGGATGGGACACAGTAAACACACCGGAGATTACATCGGTCTGTTACTGAAATCCTGATGTAGGTTATCTTACGGTTAAAAGCGTCTATTAGTTGTGCCATTGGGAACCTCCTTGATTCCGTTTAAGTGGTAGATTTAAAGATATTACACTATCATTGCAAATCCTATACCATTAGCCAATTACACACACAATGTCTGATATCGGACTGAAAACTACTCAACACATGCGTAATAATAGCCTCCGTAATAACAAAATGCAAGCCGCATTAACTCAATGATATATAGATCTGTCTAATTAGCATGAATTTTTGTGTAATGATTATACAGATTGATCATTCTCGCACCTATAGGAATATGTAACTATTCAATTTATATCAATATTCATTGTATACCTTTTATACAGCATGCCTTGAAATATCACTTGACCCACACTATGCAAATATCATAGGATAGCGGGCAGGGAGGTGAACAATGCAGGCAAAAGTAAAAGGCAAGCGGGTTATTGTAAGGATGAAAACATCCAGTTCTTCCTACACCGGTGAATACTTTGTCCCAGAGCTCAGGACAAGGCTGTCTGATGTGCTAAATGATAAAGACATGGTGAGAGGAAAACAGGCTTCGTCTGCCTGAATAAACAGATGATCGAATCGCTTGAACCATATCAGACTTAGACATTAAGATATAACCTTGTAAGACTCAGCCTTGCAAAGGCGCATGAAAATACTAACCTCATCACTCCTTCGACTCCTCACTGGACAGGCATGAGCTTTTCGGCCGTGCAATTAAGCTTTTAAGCATCTATGTACAGTTTTAATATTCCTTTAATGGTGAACTACGATAATAACTTCTAACAATTAGAGAAGATGAATTAAACTGGGTAGCCACACAAAGAGTTAGCCGTGCCCTATTGGGCTGGCATCATTTATGCATTAACAAATTATTGATACTGATTGTTTATAAGTTTGGAATTTATCGCCTTTGCTCAGAGCAACGCTATCGAAAGATCGTGACGCAGAGTAACGGGACTAAGGGAATTCGGAAATTCCTACGTCAGCCGAGCCGCCAGAGGGAAATTTCTCTGGCGGCTTTTTTTTGCCAGGAACCTGGAGAGAAAACATGCACCTGGTAAAACAACGATTATTTAATACAGCTTTGAATCCCCCTCTTTCCCCCTTTAGAAAAGGGGGATTAAGGGGGATTTTGTCTATTCTGATACTTGTTGTCATCCTCTCTGTTATTAGCATTGGGGCGACTAATTCGGCGCGTGCAGGTCAGGCTATTTTGACCTGGGACCCGCCAACTACCAATAGTGATGGGTCTC
It contains:
- a CDS encoding molybdenum cofactor biosynthesis protein MoaE, with translation MVKVKFFAIIKNLAGKEGAQFDVGGSIKLKDLVDMIDKDFPKVGEMLRTKRVLISVNQEIGSDDMLVKDGDEVAILPPFAGGATGSPMVRIQKEDFSVDEEINRVKAVSGDVGGIVVFLGTGRGTSRGRSISKLDFEHYPGMAENKLNEIREKALKDFDIIEVNIVHRVSEISIGENIVLIVVGAAHRADAFKACKWCIDELKRITPIWKKETTPEGEIWVDEHP
- a CDS encoding ABC transporter permease yields the protein MVQLVSDTWYLFNKYLRITLRMPMWALFTIVQPLIWLLIFGQLFKKMASLPGFPEGRYMDFFLPGAIIMTVLFGTSWSGVSLLREINFGTVEKMMVTPVSRVSIVMSRVIHTAVTVIVQCLIIMIIAIIFGATVSGVKGAVLSLVIVFLLSLGFSGISNGLAMWLKREEPLVMLGNMMTLPLMFLSSAMVPKSFMPEWIKIVTKINPIDYAVETTRAFYSGGATLNTTIVGFLFLSLFAVTSISWATEMFMNQSE
- a CDS encoding ATP-binding cassette domain-containing protein, with the protein product MIKTENLSKTFSSGTKAVDNLSINVEDGEIYGFLGPNGAGKSTTIKILTTLSRPTSGQAWVGGYNVQTEPVKVRCAIGYVAQETGVDYFLSGRENLVLQGRMYRMDRKTINRRVDELLELFSIKDCADQLVSTYSGGMRRKLDIATALIHNPRLIFLDEPTLGLDPHSRSQLWNYIRMLNRDLKVTIFLTTHYLDEADKLSNRIGILHKGSIKIIDTPDKLKDSIRGDSVNLELKGSAKDKAISILKGDSRVKEILLENEHVRVYVNNGSEAIQWMIKLLNQNGIDVSSLSISRPSLDDVYLKYSGASFKEGDSEEGGEPWWAKWQKAGWGKNWKGGEDSGQDSQEGQEGGQQGWGNGSKEWAGSENNGDTVPENGDKEWGKWSPEEMTAWWNQNKSQESETSPDNGNTNDIGEEAPEETTEWLDKFTKGVCEMEKDDKVEVTADKGKEDIKDKENKEEENIEEPWKKWQGTPEAAEWWAKQGKKEG
- the moaC gene encoding cyclic pyranopterin monophosphate synthase MoaC, which produces MSELTHFNVEGRAKMVDVSEKAVTSRTAIATGKVYMLPETLKRIQDGKIAKGDVLAVAQVAGIMGAKKTSDIIPMCHPLLLTGVDISFSEHPVPDENGLCSVGITATVKVGGQTGVEMEALTAASVAALTIYDMCKAIDKGMILSEICLEKKTGGKSGTYIRKQ
- the moaA gene encoding GTP 3',8-cyclase MoaA; translation: MAQLIDAFNRKITYIRISVTDRCNLRCVYCVPSCGTISSMPSKDLMSFDEMLKIIKVAAKMGLSKVRITGGEPLVRRGVVEFIAAVNKVDGIKDIAMTTNGVLLKQYAQSLKKAGLRRLNISLDTFDPKKFMEITKGDCFDRVWEGILEAERVGFDPIKINVVPSKGCNDNELVDFAKLTLTKPFQVRFIEFMPVDDWEGWKKSFISKGEMMEKIESALGKLEPVTEKERSGPAKNYRLHGAPGQVGFISAISEHFCDTCNRIRLGADGKIKHCLFSESYLDFREPIRNGCDDAEIERLLCSVMETKPEAHNIDMNAESQKFLHSMTQIGG